In Pedobacter heparinus DSM 2366, the following are encoded in one genomic region:
- the mtaB gene encoding tRNA (N(6)-L-threonylcarbamoyladenosine(37)-C(2))-methylthiotransferase MtaB, with amino-acid sequence MKKVAFYTLGCKLNFSETSTIGRLFTDAGYAVVDFTDGADVYVINTCSVTEHADKKCRKVVKEALKYAPHAYVTIVGCYAQLKPAEIAEIEGVDMVLGAAEKFRIVEFISDLTKQPKAVVHQQNIEKVNHNFIAAYSIGDRTRTFLKVQDGCDYPCTYCTIPLARGGSRSDTIENVINRARQIAESGVKEIVLTGVNLGDFGIRNGEREDKFFDLVKALDEVEGIERIRISSIEPNLLSNEIVEFVATSKRFVPHFHIPLQSGSNKILGLMRRRYQRELYTERVAKIKAVMPNCCIGVDVIVGFPGETQEDFLDTYQFLNELDISYLHVFTYSEREQTAAAEMKGRVAGSTRAERSKMLHILSDKKRRAFYQSQIGTVGEVLFEDDQKNGFMHGFTKNYVKVKAKYDPVMVNEIKTVKLVELTADGEVEVAETAEVLAH; translated from the coding sequence ATGAAGAAAGTTGCATTTTATACACTGGGCTGTAAGTTGAATTTCTCTGAAACATCAACAATTGGCCGCTTATTTACCGATGCAGGCTATGCCGTTGTAGATTTTACCGACGGCGCTGACGTATACGTGATCAATACCTGTTCTGTAACAGAACATGCCGATAAAAAATGCCGGAAGGTAGTTAAAGAAGCCCTAAAATATGCCCCTCATGCCTATGTTACGATTGTGGGCTGTTATGCCCAGCTAAAACCAGCTGAAATAGCAGAGATAGAGGGGGTAGATATGGTACTCGGTGCAGCCGAAAAATTCCGTATTGTAGAATTCATCTCCGATCTTACCAAACAGCCCAAAGCGGTTGTCCATCAGCAAAATATAGAAAAAGTAAACCATAATTTCATTGCAGCCTATTCTATTGGCGACCGTACCCGTACTTTTTTAAAAGTACAGGATGGCTGCGATTATCCATGCACTTATTGCACCATCCCGCTGGCCAGGGGGGGGAGCAGGAGCGATACCATCGAAAATGTAATCAACCGGGCCCGGCAGATTGCCGAAAGTGGGGTAAAGGAAATTGTTTTAACAGGGGTAAACCTCGGCGATTTTGGCATCAGGAACGGCGAACGTGAAGACAAGTTTTTCGACCTGGTAAAAGCACTTGATGAAGTTGAAGGCATAGAAAGGATCAGGATCTCTTCTATAGAGCCCAACCTGCTCAGCAACGAGATCGTCGAATTTGTGGCAACTTCTAAAAGGTTTGTACCCCATTTTCACATTCCTTTGCAGTCGGGTTCCAATAAAATACTGGGCCTGATGCGCAGGCGCTACCAAAGGGAACTGTATACCGAGCGCGTAGCTAAAATAAAGGCTGTAATGCCCAACTGCTGCATTGGTGTAGATGTCATTGTCGGATTCCCGGGCGAAACGCAGGAAGACTTCCTGGATACTTACCAGTTTTTAAATGAACTGGACATTTCATACCTGCACGTGTTTACCTATTCCGAACGGGAACAAACAGCGGCTGCCGAAATGAAAGGCCGTGTAGCAGGCAGCACCCGTGCCGAGCGCAGTAAAATGCTGCACATCTTATCAGACAAGAAACGCAGGGCCTTCTATCAGTCGCAGATCGGAACAGTGGGCGAAGTGCTTTTTGAAGACGATCAGAAAAATGGCTTTATGCATGGATTTACCAAAAACTATGTAAAAGTAAAGGCAAAATACGATCCGGTAATGGTGAATGAAATCAAAACGGTTAAACTGGTAGAACTAACTGCCGACGGAGAGGTAGAAGTTGCAGAAACAGCAGAAGTATTAGCGCATTAA
- a CDS encoding UbiX family flavin prenyltransferase, which yields MNKRKLIVAITGASGSVYAKLLLDSLLRLADQIEKVGVVMSDNAKEVWRFELGNQDYNHYPFTFYPKMDFNAPFASGSAKYDTMIIIPCSMGTLGRIAQGISNDLISRAADVILKERRKLIAVVRDTPFSLIHINNMKTLTEAGGIICPASPSFYSIPKTIEELAQTVVSRVIDLAGLEQDSYRWNEE from the coding sequence ATGAATAAGAGGAAATTAATTGTTGCAATTACCGGTGCCAGCGGATCTGTTTATGCCAAACTGTTGCTGGATAGCTTGTTAAGGTTAGCTGATCAGATCGAAAAAGTGGGGGTAGTCATGTCAGACAATGCAAAAGAGGTATGGCGTTTTGAGCTGGGCAACCAGGATTATAACCATTATCCCTTTACTTTTTATCCAAAAATGGATTTCAATGCGCCCTTTGCTTCTGGTTCTGCAAAATATGACACCATGATTATTATTCCCTGTTCAATGGGAACCTTAGGGCGCATCGCACAGGGAATTTCAAATGACCTGATCTCCAGGGCGGCTGATGTGATCTTAAAAGAACGCCGGAAACTGATCGCCGTAGTGCGCGATACCCCCTTTAGCCTCATCCACATCAATAACATGAAAACCCTTACTGAAGCCGGTGGAATCATCTGTCCTGCAAGTCCTTCCTTTTACAGTATCCCCAAAACCATTGAAGAGCTGGCGCAAACTGTAGTAAGCCGCGTGATCGATCTGGCCGGACTGGAGCAGGATAGTTACCGCTGGAATGAAGAATAA
- a CDS encoding AraC family transcriptional regulator — protein sequence MKPQLLKVSNTLVNSFSARRDKVPYINNRWHYHAEVELIYFKKGNGTQFIGDSIKRFNSGDIVLVGAHLPHYWKFDDIYFDEGEQNNADVVVVHFCENFWGNHFLSLPENKGIRLTLEKAQRGIQIRDNSKRQIGGLMEDILQATGPSRIILLMEALLAIEGSTQDKPLSSMGFRNNFEETENDRINAIYNHSLMNFKRKIPMEEMAAVANISPNSFCRYFKSRTRKTYTQFISEIRVGHACKLLIEDSMNVKQICYESGFHNFASFHKHFKIITGQSPLNYQKSYLSK from the coding sequence ATGAAACCTCAACTGCTCAAAGTTTCCAATACGCTGGTCAACTCATTTAGTGCCAGAAGAGATAAAGTACCTTATATCAACAACCGCTGGCATTACCATGCTGAAGTGGAGCTGATCTATTTCAAAAAAGGCAATGGCACCCAGTTTATCGGCGATAGCATCAAGCGTTTCAATTCGGGGGATATTGTATTGGTAGGTGCCCATTTACCGCATTACTGGAAATTTGACGACATTTATTTTGATGAAGGTGAGCAGAACAATGCCGATGTGGTGGTGGTCCATTTTTGTGAAAATTTCTGGGGCAACCATTTTCTTTCGCTGCCCGAAAATAAAGGCATCAGGCTGACCCTGGAAAAAGCCCAGCGCGGGATACAGATCAGGGATAACAGCAAGCGGCAGATTGGGGGCCTGATGGAAGACATATTGCAGGCAACGGGCCCATCAAGGATTATTTTATTGATGGAAGCCTTACTGGCCATAGAGGGCAGTACGCAGGACAAACCTTTATCTTCTATGGGTTTCCGCAACAATTTCGAAGAAACGGAAAATGACAGGATCAATGCCATCTACAACCATTCGCTGATGAACTTTAAGCGGAAGATCCCGATGGAAGAGATGGCTGCAGTGGCGAACATCAGTCCGAATTCCTTTTGCAGGTATTTTAAATCCAGGACACGGAAAACCTATACCCAGTTTATCAGCGAGATCAGGGTTGGTCATGCCTGCAAACTGCTGATTGAAGACAGCATGAACGTAAAACAGATCTGTTATGAAAGCGGCTTTCATAATTTTGCCAGCTTTCATAAACATTTTAAGATCATTACCGGGCAAAGCCCGCTCAACTACCAGAAGTCATACCTCAGCAAATAA
- a CDS encoding SGNH/GDSL hydrolase family protein, with amino-acid sequence MYKKLIFLMLLLSATGHFCIAQKVIEYKTWNPVNEKTSVVGGQGWHSGLKDYYDRLPAKAEQTARKVVWNLSKNSTGLNLRFKSNAAEIVVRYQVTGPVQMSHMPATGVSGLDLYAKGPDGQWLWSAGKYSFGDTLVYRFTGLESADLKERTYTLFLPLYNAVKWMEISVPKQSAFTPLAPVAQKPIVVYGTSIAQGACASRPGMGWTNILSRKLDAPVINLAFSGNGRMEKEIVELLPEIDARLYVLDCLPNLTGEAFTNEIIKQKIEDAVAHLQSKKPGVPILLTEHDGYTDGGINQERTKAYERVNAVLKATFAALKAKGIKNIYYLSKAEINQDIDTMVDGTHPNDIGMMRYADAYEKVIRKIK; translated from the coding sequence ATGTATAAGAAACTCATTTTTTTAATGCTGCTGCTGTCGGCAACAGGGCATTTCTGTATTGCCCAGAAGGTAATAGAATATAAAACATGGAACCCCGTCAATGAAAAGACCAGTGTTGTGGGCGGACAAGGTTGGCATAGCGGACTAAAGGACTATTACGACCGTTTGCCCGCAAAAGCAGAGCAAACAGCCAGAAAAGTGGTTTGGAACCTTTCTAAAAACAGTACAGGACTTAACCTCCGGTTTAAATCGAATGCAGCAGAAATTGTAGTCAGGTATCAGGTTACAGGGCCTGTACAAATGTCGCACATGCCGGCAACAGGGGTAAGCGGGCTGGACCTGTATGCCAAAGGCCCAGATGGCCAGTGGCTTTGGTCGGCAGGCAAATATAGCTTTGGCGATACCTTGGTTTACCGCTTTACGGGCCTGGAAAGTGCTGACCTTAAAGAAAGAACTTATACCCTTTTTCTTCCTTTATACAATGCTGTAAAATGGATGGAAATAAGCGTGCCTAAGCAAAGCGCTTTTACGCCTTTAGCACCGGTTGCGCAAAAACCCATTGTGGTTTATGGAACCTCTATTGCACAGGGGGCATGCGCCAGCCGCCCCGGCATGGGCTGGACAAACATCCTGAGCCGTAAACTGGATGCACCCGTCATCAACCTTGCTTTTTCCGGCAACGGGCGCATGGAAAAAGAGATTGTAGAACTGCTGCCTGAAATTGATGCCCGCCTGTATGTGCTGGACTGCCTGCCCAATCTGACAGGTGAGGCCTTTACCAACGAGATCATCAAACAAAAAATTGAAGATGCAGTGGCACACCTGCAATCGAAAAAACCTGGTGTTCCCATTTTGCTGACAGAACATGACGGCTATACCGACGGTGGCATCAACCAGGAGCGGACAAAGGCTTATGAACGGGTAAATGCCGTGTTAAAAGCCACTTTTGCAGCTTTAAAAGCAAAAGGTATAAAAAACATTTATTACCTGTCTAAAGCAGAAATTAACCAGGACATCGACACAATGGTGGATGGTACCCATCCGAATGATATCGGCATGATGCGTTATGCCGATGCCTATGAAAAGGTAATCCGGAAAATAAAATAG
- a CDS encoding sulfatase family protein, producing the protein MKTGLFILSFCCFFAAGRAQTTKTQRPNVIIINMDDMGYGDTEPYGMTGIPTPNFNKAAKEGMRFTHFNAAQAICSPSRAALLTGCYPNRIGLRGALSPDSKIALDTAEETIASLLKKAGYKTAMLGKWHLGSKAPNLPLHYGFDSFYGLPYSNDMWPVDYEGKPQAAVAGKKSYPELPLLDGDKPADYVRTPDDQAMLTGTFTRKAVRFIENNKSAPFFLYLAHPMPHVPLAASAAFRGKSELGLFGDVIMELDWSVGEIMKSLDRNKIASNTILIIMSDNGPWLRFGNHAGSSGGFRGGKMTIWDGGTRVPCIIRWPGKVEAGSVNSNLITNMDILPTLLQLSHAAPPEKKIDGISFADLLLGRSDKAPRQVFYYYYNENSLKAVRYKNWKLVLPHTSVSYTSDIHGKDGFPGAATRAEVKMALYDLAHDPGEAYDVQQQYPELVQKMLVFVEEARADMGDDLTGRKGKNLRQPAIVN; encoded by the coding sequence ATGAAAACCGGGCTTTTTATACTATCATTTTGCTGTTTTTTTGCTGCTGGCAGGGCCCAGACCACCAAAACGCAACGTCCGAATGTGATCATTATCAACATGGACGATATGGGGTACGGGGATACCGAACCCTATGGGATGACTGGAATACCAACGCCTAATTTTAATAAAGCGGCTAAGGAAGGCATGCGGTTTACACACTTTAATGCTGCTCAGGCAATTTGCAGCCCGTCCAGGGCAGCATTATTGACCGGCTGTTATCCAAACCGGATCGGATTGCGGGGGGCATTGTCCCCCGATTCAAAAATAGCTTTGGACACTGCAGAAGAAACCATCGCCTCCCTGCTCAAAAAGGCAGGGTATAAAACTGCCATGCTGGGTAAATGGCATTTGGGCAGCAAGGCCCCCAACCTTCCGCTTCATTATGGTTTCGACAGCTTCTACGGGCTTCCCTATTCGAACGATATGTGGCCGGTGGATTATGAAGGAAAGCCCCAGGCGGCTGTTGCCGGGAAAAAAAGCTATCCCGAACTGCCCTTGCTGGATGGCGACAAGCCTGCTGACTATGTGCGTACACCTGATGATCAGGCCATGCTTACCGGAACATTTACCCGTAAAGCGGTACGCTTTATTGAAAATAATAAAAGCGCACCTTTTTTTCTTTACCTGGCCCATCCCATGCCCCATGTGCCGCTGGCTGCCTCGGCAGCATTCAGGGGTAAAAGTGAGCTGGGACTGTTTGGCGACGTTATTATGGAACTGGACTGGTCTGTAGGGGAGATCATGAAATCGCTGGACCGGAATAAAATTGCTTCAAATACCATTCTTATAATTATGAGCGACAATGGCCCCTGGTTAAGGTTCGGTAACCATGCAGGCTCTTCAGGTGGGTTTCGCGGAGGAAAAATGACCATATGGGATGGAGGGACCCGTGTTCCCTGCATCATCAGATGGCCGGGCAAAGTGGAAGCCGGAAGTGTAAACAGCAACCTGATTACCAATATGGATATCCTGCCAACTTTGCTGCAGCTTAGCCATGCCGCCCCACCCGAAAAGAAGATAGACGGGATAAGTTTTGCAGATTTGCTGCTGGGCAGATCTGATAAAGCCCCCCGCCAGGTTTTTTATTATTACTATAATGAAAACAGCCTCAAGGCCGTAAGGTATAAAAACTGGAAACTGGTGTTGCCACATACTTCTGTATCCTATACCAGCGACATCCATGGCAAAGATGGTTTTCCGGGAGCCGCAACGCGGGCGGAAGTAAAAATGGCTTTATACGACCTGGCCCATGATCCCGGCGAGGCTTATGATGTTCAGCAACAGTATCCCGAACTTGTACAAAAAATGCTTGTTTTTGTGGAAGAGGCAAGAGCGGACATGGGAGATGACCTTACCGGCAGAAAAGGTAAAAATCTGCGTCAGCCTGCCATTGTCAATTAA
- a CDS encoding SDR family NAD(P)-dependent oxidoreductase, translated as MAVLDLFNLKGKIALVTGCKRGIGKAMAEALAEAGADIIGVSANLELEGSEVAGAVTALGRKFYAYQCNFNEREAINSFCAQVKADHPVIDILVNNAGTILRKPIAEHPDEFWDEVIAVNQTAPFILTREIGRDMIARGSGKVIFTASLLTFQGGITVPGYAASKGAIGQLTKAFANEWAAKGVNVNAIAPGYISTDNTTALRADENRSRSIMERIPAGRWGEAEDFKGPVVFLASAASDYMHGTVMTVDGGWMGR; from the coding sequence ATGGCAGTACTTGATTTATTTAATTTAAAAGGAAAAATAGCTTTGGTTACCGGTTGTAAACGCGGTATTGGCAAGGCAATGGCCGAAGCATTGGCTGAAGCCGGGGCAGACATCATTGGGGTGTCGGCCAATCTGGAACTTGAAGGCAGCGAAGTTGCCGGAGCTGTAACTGCATTGGGAAGAAAATTTTATGCTTATCAGTGTAACTTTAACGAGCGCGAAGCGATCAATTCATTTTGTGCACAGGTAAAGGCAGATCATCCGGTAATCGATATCCTGGTGAACAATGCGGGCACCATTCTGAGAAAACCTATTGCCGAGCATCCCGACGAGTTCTGGGATGAAGTGATCGCAGTAAACCAGACGGCCCCTTTTATCCTGACCAGGGAAATTGGAAGGGACATGATAGCCAGGGGAAGCGGTAAAGTGATCTTTACAGCCTCTTTGCTTACCTTCCAGGGGGGCATTACCGTACCGGGTTATGCTGCCAGTAAAGGTGCCATTGGTCAGTTAACCAAGGCTTTTGCCAATGAATGGGCCGCAAAAGGCGTAAATGTAAATGCCATTGCACCCGGCTATATCTCTACCGACAATACTACGGCATTAAGGGCCGATGAAAACCGGAGCCGCTCTATCATGGAACGCATCCCTGCAGGCCGCTGGGGTGAAGCCGAAGATTTCAAAGGGCCTGTGGTATTCCTGGCATCGGCAGCATCAGATTACATGCACGGTACAGTGATGACAGTCGATGGTGGCTGGATGGGCAGATAA
- a CDS encoding DUF4861 family protein: MKRIIGFLLLFPALSSALMAQQTGAKAILTVSNPAKIERINAVVSLSWAQITAKYPRIDTANFKVLNALTKKEVPFQLEHRGQASIQNLLVQLSLKANGTAKLLIVAGKPAPVAKKAYGRYVPERFDDFAWENDKVAFRMYGKALEGRKDNAFGTDVWVKRTSKLVINDWYKTGDYHTDHGDGMDYYSVGLTLGAGDIAPYVKDSVYFPLNYHNWKVLDNGPLRTTFQLGYDAWDVAGKSVKVLKTISLDAGSHLNRVEAVYTYNGDMLPVVVGIVKRKEPGTILMDEQQGILGYWEPQHGVDGTTGVATIVTGQPVTMDTDKTHLLSHATAKNGEPVVYYNGSAWSKGNEITTAQAWFNYLNNFKQQLQQPLKVSVQ, encoded by the coding sequence ATGAAAAGAATAATTGGTTTTTTACTGTTGTTCCCTGCACTGTCTTCAGCTCTGATGGCACAGCAAACCGGTGCCAAAGCAATCCTAACAGTAAGTAATCCTGCAAAAATAGAGCGGATAAATGCAGTTGTAAGCCTTAGCTGGGCTCAGATAACGGCTAAATATCCGCGTATTGATACGGCGAATTTTAAGGTGCTCAATGCGCTTACCAAAAAAGAAGTTCCTTTTCAGCTGGAACACCGCGGACAGGCATCGATACAAAACCTGTTGGTGCAGCTTAGCCTGAAAGCAAATGGCACTGCCAAACTTTTGATCGTTGCTGGAAAACCAGCGCCGGTTGCAAAAAAAGCTTATGGCCGCTATGTGCCTGAACGTTTTGACGATTTTGCCTGGGAAAACGATAAAGTAGCTTTCCGCATGTATGGCAAAGCCCTGGAAGGAAGAAAAGACAATGCTTTTGGAACCGATGTATGGGTAAAAAGGACAAGTAAACTGGTGATCAACGACTGGTACAAGACAGGTGATTACCATACGGACCACGGTGATGGAATGGATTATTACAGTGTAGGCCTGACCCTGGGTGCTGGTGATATTGCTCCTTATGTAAAAGATTCTGTTTATTTTCCTTTAAATTACCACAACTGGAAGGTGCTCGACAATGGACCGCTGCGCACCACGTTCCAGCTCGGTTATGATGCCTGGGATGTAGCCGGAAAATCTGTGAAAGTGCTTAAAACCATCAGTCTGGATGCCGGTTCGCACCTGAACAGGGTGGAGGCAGTGTATACTTATAACGGTGATATGCTGCCGGTAGTCGTAGGTATCGTGAAAAGAAAAGAACCCGGAACCATTTTAATGGATGAGCAGCAAGGTATTTTAGGATACTGGGAACCTCAGCACGGTGTTGATGGTACCACTGGCGTAGCCACCATTGTTACAGGTCAGCCTGTAACAATGGATACCGATAAGACCCATTTACTTAGCCATGCTACTGCCAAAAATGGCGAGCCTGTAGTATATTATAATGGCTCTGCATGGAGCAAGGGAAATGAAATAACCACGGCCCAGGCCTGGTTTAATTATCTGAATAATTTTAAACAGCAATTGCAGCAGCCTTTAAAGGTAAGTGTGCAATAA
- the kduI gene encoding 5-dehydro-4-deoxy-D-glucuronate isomerase, with amino-acid sequence MKTSFESRYAVSPGEAKQFDTAALRKNFLMESLFEADAVNLTLSHFDRYITGGVMPVNEAVALSNPENLKAAYFLERRELGIINVGAKGKIVADGITYELEFKEALYLGKGTKEVTFASDDKSNPAKFYINSAPAHHTYPNKKVSKADAEIVELGTPETANHRVINKLLVNSVLPTCQLQMGMTELKSGSVWNTMPAHTHDRRMEVYFYFEVPKGQSVCHFMGEPQETRHIWMQNEQAVISPNWSIHSGAGTSNYTFIWGMAGENLDYGDMDHCAINDLK; translated from the coding sequence ATGAAAACATCTTTTGAAAGCCGCTATGCAGTTAGTCCCGGTGAAGCAAAGCAATTTGATACCGCCGCTCTGCGTAAGAATTTTTTAATGGAAAGCTTGTTTGAAGCTGATGCTGTTAATTTGACACTGTCTCATTTTGACCGTTACATCACAGGCGGGGTAATGCCTGTAAATGAAGCCGTAGCGTTGTCTAATCCTGAAAATCTTAAAGCTGCTTATTTCCTGGAAAGAAGGGAACTGGGCATCATTAACGTCGGTGCAAAAGGTAAAATTGTTGCCGATGGCATCACTTACGAACTGGAATTTAAAGAAGCCCTATACCTGGGCAAAGGTACTAAAGAAGTAACTTTTGCCTCAGATGATAAAAGTAACCCGGCAAAATTCTACATCAATTCTGCCCCTGCGCACCATACTTATCCAAACAAAAAGGTTTCAAAAGCGGATGCTGAAATTGTTGAACTCGGTACGCCGGAAACTGCAAATCACAGGGTGATCAATAAATTGCTGGTAAACAGTGTATTGCCAACCTGCCAGCTGCAAATGGGAATGACCGAATTGAAAAGCGGAAGTGTATGGAATACCATGCCGGCACATACGCACGACAGAAGGATGGAAGTCTATTTCTATTTTGAAGTGCCAAAAGGACAGAGTGTGTGTCATTTTATGGGCGAACCTCAGGAAACCAGGCACATCTGGATGCAGAACGAGCAGGCCGTAATTTCGCCAAACTGGTCTATCCATTCTGGTGCAGGAACCAGCAATTATACCTTTATCTGGGGTATGGCCGGCGAAAACCTGGACTATGGGGATATGGACCATTGTGCAATTAATGATTTAAAATAA
- a CDS encoding LacI family DNA-binding transcriptional regulator — MATGKKTYQNTILDIAEALKLSPATISRALNNHPYVKEKTRNDVVEMATKLGYRRNHMASGLRSNKTRTVGLIIPRVSMFFHAEVITTIQNDLHKHGYNLIICQSNDSVSMERELAETLYASRVDALIAACTLQTIDFAHFDKFVEHGTPVIFYDRVPVKAYRATLIKGDDFQGAYAATSHLIAAGCKRIAHVSGPLTSNLYQDRAAGFLKAMEAHGLSVNQDWVFHQELSHENAFKAMHKLFETTAVPDALFADNDTTAIAAIEFAKARGIAVPESLKIAGYSNDPRTAIISPAVTSVEQFPNLVGRRIVETLVDLLAAEQEGAVYKTEPIIIPVKLISRMSTSTI, encoded by the coding sequence ATGGCAACTGGAAAAAAGACTTATCAAAATACCATACTGGATATTGCTGAAGCTTTAAAGCTTTCACCTGCAACCATTTCAAGGGCTTTAAACAACCATCCCTATGTGAAAGAAAAGACCAGGAACGATGTGGTAGAAATGGCTACTAAACTGGGCTATAGAAGAAATCACATGGCTTCAGGATTAAGGAGTAATAAGACACGCACAGTAGGACTGATTATTCCGAGGGTTTCCATGTTTTTTCATGCCGAAGTGATCACGACCATTCAGAACGACCTGCACAAACATGGTTATAACCTCATCATTTGCCAGTCTAACGACTCAGTAAGTATGGAACGGGAACTGGCCGAAACACTTTACGCTTCAAGGGTGGACGCATTGATTGCCGCCTGTACTTTGCAGACCATAGATTTTGCGCACTTTGATAAATTCGTGGAACATGGTACCCCGGTCATTTTTTACGATAGGGTGCCGGTAAAGGCCTATAGGGCCACATTGATTAAGGGAGATGATTTCCAGGGGGCCTATGCCGCTACCAGTCACCTGATTGCAGCAGGCTGCAAAAGAATTGCCCATGTTTCTGGGCCCTTAACCTCTAACCTGTACCAGGACCGGGCCGCAGGTTTTTTAAAAGCGATGGAAGCGCATGGTTTATCGGTAAACCAGGACTGGGTATTTCATCAGGAACTGAGCCATGAAAATGCCTTTAAGGCCATGCATAAATTGTTTGAAACTACTGCAGTGCCCGATGCCTTGTTTGCCGATAACGATACTACGGCCATTGCGGCCATTGAATTTGCCAAAGCCAGGGGCATAGCCGTACCGGAAAGCTTAAAAATTGCCGGGTACTCTAACGATCCCCGAACCGCAATCATTAGCCCCGCGGTTACTTCTGTTGAGCAGTTTCCGAACCTGGTAGGCAGGCGGATTGTGGAAACACTGGTCGACTTGCTGGCTGCCGAACAGGAAGGGGCTGTATATAAGACCGAACCCATCATTATCCCTGTAAAACTGATCAGCAGAATGTCGACCAGTACAATTTAG
- a CDS encoding (Fe-S)-binding protein translates to MNVGLFIPCYIDQFYPNAAIATLNLLSKLGITVKYPVNQTCCGQPMANSGFEHLTQGCNELFIDNFAEFDYIVSPSGSCVLHIKDHLHSPTAEEKASGIRKKVYELTEFLTDVLKVDKLSARFPHKVGVHQSCHGQRGLMLAQMTELVAAPFSKPLQLLKMVEGLELVELSRPDECCGFGGTFCVAEEAVSVKMGKDRVADHVNHGAEYITAADMSCLMHMEGILRRQNSKVKVLHIAEILNAE, encoded by the coding sequence ATGAACGTAGGCCTTTTCATACCTTGTTATATCGATCAGTTTTATCCAAATGCCGCTATTGCCACATTAAATCTATTAAGCAAACTTGGCATAACAGTAAAATATCCTGTCAACCAGACCTGTTGCGGACAACCCATGGCCAATTCGGGATTTGAGCATTTAACCCAGGGCTGCAATGAGTTGTTTATAGATAATTTTGCTGAATTTGACTATATCGTTTCTCCGTCGGGAAGCTGTGTGCTGCATATAAAAGACCATTTACACTCGCCAACAGCGGAGGAAAAGGCGTCAGGGATCAGGAAAAAAGTTTATGAGCTTACAGAGTTTTTAACGGATGTACTTAAGGTAGATAAACTGAGTGCAAGGTTTCCGCATAAGGTGGGCGTACACCAAAGCTGCCACGGCCAAAGGGGATTGATGCTGGCACAAATGACAGAGCTGGTTGCTGCCCCATTTTCGAAACCTTTGCAGCTGTTAAAAATGGTAGAGGGACTGGAGCTGGTGGAGCTGAGCAGGCCGGATGAATGCTGTGGTTTTGGGGGTACGTTTTGTGTGGCCGAGGAGGCCGTATCTGTAAAAATGGGCAAAGACCGGGTGGCAGATCATGTAAACCATGGTGCGGAATACATTACGGCAGCAGATATGTCGTGCTTAATGCATATGGAGGGGATCCTGCGCCGACAAAACAGCAAGGTAAAGGTACTGCACATTGCAGAAATATTAAATGCAGAATAG